A stretch of the Rhizomicrobium sp. genome encodes the following:
- a CDS encoding copper chaperone PCu(A)C, protein MRARIVAYLAAFAGLMAPVAFAAPATVHDAWLRALPGGLPASGYFTLHNTGGRTLVLRGATSPACGMLMLHRSNTEGGMARMQDLPQVAVAPGASVRFAPGGYHLMCSDPAAALKPGARIGVTLEFAGGGKLDAVFAVRGAAGR, encoded by the coding sequence ATGCGCGCCCGCATCGTTGCGTATCTTGCGGCCTTCGCCGGTCTCATGGCGCCGGTCGCTTTCGCTGCGCCGGCCACGGTGCACGACGCCTGGCTGCGCGCGCTGCCTGGCGGCCTGCCGGCCAGCGGCTATTTCACCCTGCACAACACGGGCGGCCGGACACTGGTGCTGCGCGGCGCCACCTCGCCGGCCTGCGGCATGTTGATGCTGCATCGCTCGAACACCGAGGGCGGCATGGCCCGGATGCAGGATCTGCCGCAGGTCGCCGTCGCGCCGGGCGCCTCTGTTCGCTTCGCGCCCGGCGGCTATCATCTGATGTGCAGCGATCCGGCGGCGGCACTGAAGCCCGGCGCCAGGATCGGCGTGACGCTGGAATTCGCCGGCGGCGGCAAGCTTGACGCGGTCTTCGCGGTGCGCGGAGCGGCCGGCAGGTGA
- a CDS encoding copper resistance CopC family protein produces the protein MPNRTTKALALAAAAAAMLAMPSLAHTYLVDATPVAGANLAASPPEVVLNFTGELEPAFSNIVVTDEKDHVVDSGPSVATGKTMRVPLNPLKPGRYTVSWRAVSIDTHLSDGKYNFLVLP, from the coding sequence ATGCCGAACAGAACGACGAAAGCTCTCGCCCTGGCCGCCGCGGCGGCCGCGATGCTCGCCATGCCATCGCTTGCACACACCTATCTGGTGGACGCGACGCCGGTGGCGGGCGCCAATCTCGCCGCCTCGCCGCCCGAGGTCGTCCTGAACTTCACCGGCGAACTCGAACCGGCTTTCAGCAATATCGTCGTGACGGACGAGAAGGACCACGTGGTCGACTCCGGCCCGTCGGTCGCGACGGGCAAGACGATGCGCGTGCCACTGAACCCGCTGAAGCCGGGGCGCTATACGGTTTCGTGGCGTGCCGTTTCGATCGACACCCATCTGTCGGACGGCAAGTACAATTTCCTCGTGCTGCCCTAG